In Rhodopirellula sp. P2, the DNA window AACATCGCCGTGTAGTGACGCCCTGCTTGCTCGGTGTGCCACACAGGAATCGCGGAACTGGAGCTTTGGCCTGCCAGATGGATTTGAGTCAGGGTGCCCTCTGCGACCCGTTTGCGATACTCGCCGTCAATGTGGAGGAGTTCGTCGACCGTGACATGACTCTCAGAACGCGGAACGGAGTCGGGTTGCTGCGCGACGCCGCGATGGGTCAGGCTGGCCAGAATCGCTTCTCTCCGTTTGCGGCCGATTCCTGGGACGTGTTCCAGTCGGCCGTCCTTGGCAGCAAGCAGCAATTCCGAAAGGGTTTCGATGTGCAAATGGTCGTAAATGCGATGAGACAATTCTGGCCCGAGCCCTGGAAGCGTCGCAAAAAAGTGCTCGGCATTGGAGTGACCACGCAAGCGATCCAGAAGCGGAATCCGGCCGACTTGAATCGCTGATTCGAGCAGGCCCGCAATGGAATGACCGATGGTGGGAAGGTTGACCAGGCCCATGATTCCATCGCGTTCCAAGATTTCTCGGACCGGGCAATGCAGGCCGGCGATGGTTTCGGCCGCGGCGTGGTAGGCGCGGACACGAAACTCATTGGCGTGCTGCTCTTGAAGCAAATCGCCGATTTCCGAGAGTTGTTTCGCGAACGTCTTGTTTTCGCGAATTCCCTCGATCTGCTCCGCCGCTTGCAACGGGGCGTTGGAATCAATGACAACCATGGCACTGGCTCACTAGTTGGGGTGACCGTAGGAATCGCCTGATTGTTGCGAAACCACGGGGGTGGGATCGAAGTAGGTGTCGCTTCGAGTCAACGGATCGACGTACTCCAGACGCACGGATTTCTCGTCACCCACATGGTCTGTCGGGCAAGCGTCGCGGAATGCTTGCAGCGTTCGATACTGGTTTTCTTCCAGGTGCCGCACGATCCCATCCACAATGTCTCGAATCACATCCGGTCCTTCGCGATAGACAGCCGAGGTGATCATGACCACATCCGCGCCAGCGATCATGGATTTGAGCGAGTCTTCCGCGTTCG includes these proteins:
- a CDS encoding helix-hairpin-helix domain-containing protein; translated protein: MVVIDSNAPLQAAEQIEGIRENKTFAKQLSEIGDLLQEQHANEFRVRAYHAAAETIAGLHCPVREILERDGIMGLVNLPTIGHSIAGLLESAIQVGRIPLLDRLRGHSNAEHFFATLPGLGPELSHRIYDHLHIETLSELLLAAKDGRLEHVPGIGRKRREAILASLTHRGVAQQPDSVPRSESHVTVDELLHIDGEYRKRVAEGTLTQIHLAGQSSSSAIPVWHTEQAGRHYTAMFSNTARAQQQHATQDWVIVFRDDANAHGRWTIITARFGELSGFRIVLGREQDCVAYYRQHNAYHQPKAGQTRYPELPTQWEEDAGRTGIHG